A window of the Brassica napus cultivar Da-Ae chromosome C5, Da-Ae, whole genome shotgun sequence genome harbors these coding sequences:
- the LOC125587741 gene encoding E3 ubiquitin-protein ligase RGLG1-like isoform X2: MGRSVKSLSLSIIINFGNGTDLELQVWNLNKVLMGGGNSKEDWRQEPPSSSSSSSSWASHQSYPQSGPGSYNYPPPPSYSPAPSFGGHPPSYSQEEQGYAYPYPPPQPQPQPSQTHAAPSDRKKFDRRYSKISDNYVSLDQVSEALGRAGLESSNLILGIDFTKSNEWTGAKSFSKKSLHHISNTLNPYEQAITIIGRTLAAFDEDNLIPCFGFGDASTHDQDVFSFYPEGRSCNGFEQVLARYRDIVPHLKLAGPTSFAPIIEMAMTVVEQSSGQYHVLVIIADGQVTRSVDTEHGQLSPQEQKTVDAIVKASALPLSIVLVGVGDGPWDMMQEFDDNIPSRAFDNFQFVNFTEIMSKNKEQSRKETEFALSALMEIPPQYKATIELGLLGRRNGNIPERIPLPPPVQGGSTFFNPSKASPTPSFEPSVPTYPMEGKDVDDNQLCPICLSNPKNMAFGCGHQTCCECGPGLTVCPICRAPIQTRIKLY; this comes from the exons ATGGGTAGATCCGTCAAGAGTTTGTCTTTGagcataataataaattttggtaAC GGTACTGATCTTGAGCTTCAAGTTTGGAATCTGAATAAAGTTTTGATGGGAGGAGGGAACTCTAAAGAAGACTGGAGGCAAGAGccgccatcatcatcatcatcatcatcatcatgggCTTCTCATCAAAGTTATCCTCAGTCTGGACCAGGCAGCTACAACTATCCTCCTCCACCCTCTTATTCTCCAGCTCCCAGCTTTGGTGGTCATCCGCCTTCTTATAGTCAAGAAGAGCAGGGCTATGCTTATCCTTATCCTCCCCCACAGCCACAACCACAGCCTTCACAGACTCATGCTGCTCCTTCTGATAGAAAAAAGTTTGATCGGAGGTATTCCAAAATATCTGATAATTACGTTTCTTTAGATCAG GTGTCAGAGGCTCTAGGGCGTGCAGGTCTTGAATCTTCTAATCTAATCCTTGGTATTGATTTCACCAAAAGCAATGAGTGGACAG GAGCCAAGTCCTTCAGTAAGAAAAGCTTGCATCATATCAGCAATACTCTCAATCCTTACGAGCAAGCTATCACTATCATTGGAAGGACCTTGGCCGCCTTTGACGAGGACAACTTGATTccttgttttggttttggtgacg CATCAACTCATGATCAAGACGTGTTTAGTTTCTATCCAGAGGGTAGATCCTGTAATGGATTTGAACAAGTTTTGGCTCGCTACAGAGATATTGTACCTCACCTTAAGCTCGcag gACCGACATCTTTTGCACCCATCATTGAAATGGCGATGACAGTGGTTGAGCAGAGTAGTGGCCAATATCATGTGTTAGTGATCATAGCCGATGGACAG GTAACAAGAAGTGTGGATACGGAACATGGACAGTTAAGTCCCCAAGAACAGAAGACTGTCGATGCAATTGTGAAAGCAAG TGCACTTCCTTTGTCAATAGTGTTAGTTGGGGTGGGGGATGGACCATGGGACATGATGCAGGAATTTGATGATAACATACCTTCCCGAGCTTTTGATAACTTCCAA TTTGTGAACTTCACGGAGATCATGTCGAAGAACAAAGAGCAGTCTCGGAAGGAGACAGAATTCGCACTCTCTGCTCTCATGGAGATTCCTCCCCAGTACAAAGCCACCATAGAGCTTGGCCTTTTAGG GCGAAGAAATGGGAATATCCCAGAGAGAATCCCACTTCCACCTCCGGTGCAGGGCGGATCAACATTCTTCAACCCATCAAAAGCTTCCCCAACACCTAGTTTTGAACCGAGTGTACCTACTTATCCGATGGAAGGCAAGGATGTGGACGATAATCAG CTATGCCCGATATGTCTGAGCAATCCCAAAAACATGGCGTTTGGTTGCGGCCATCAGACATGTTGTGAGTGCGGACCAGGCCTTACGGTGTGTCCTATTTGTCGTGCACCCATCCAGACAAGAATTAAGCTCTACTAA
- the LOC125587741 gene encoding E3 ubiquitin-protein ligase RGLG1-like isoform X1, translating into MGGGNSKEDWRQEPPSSSSSSSSWASHQSYPQSGPGSYNYPPPPSYSPAPSFGGHPPSYSQEEQGYAYPYPPPQPQPQPSQTHAAPSDRKKFDRRYSKISDNYVSLDQVSEALGRAGLESSNLILGIDFTKSNEWTGAKSFSKKSLHHISNTLNPYEQAITIIGRTLAAFDEDNLIPCFGFGDASTHDQDVFSFYPEGRSCNGFEQVLARYRDIVPHLKLAGPTSFAPIIEMAMTVVEQSSGQYHVLVIIADGQVTRSVDTEHGQLSPQEQKTVDAIVKASALPLSIVLVGVGDGPWDMMQEFDDNIPSRAFDNFQFVNFTEIMSKNKEQSRKETEFALSALMEIPPQYKATIELGLLGRRNGNIPERIPLPPPVQGGSTFFNPSKASPTPSFEPSVPTYPMEGKDVDDNQLCPICLSNPKNMAFGCGHQTCCECGPGLTVCPICRAPIQTRIKLY; encoded by the exons ATGGGAGGAGGGAACTCTAAAGAAGACTGGAGGCAAGAGccgccatcatcatcatcatcatcatcatcatgggCTTCTCATCAAAGTTATCCTCAGTCTGGACCAGGCAGCTACAACTATCCTCCTCCACCCTCTTATTCTCCAGCTCCCAGCTTTGGTGGTCATCCGCCTTCTTATAGTCAAGAAGAGCAGGGCTATGCTTATCCTTATCCTCCCCCACAGCCACAACCACAGCCTTCACAGACTCATGCTGCTCCTTCTGATAGAAAAAAGTTTGATCGGAGGTATTCCAAAATATCTGATAATTACGTTTCTTTAGATCAG GTGTCAGAGGCTCTAGGGCGTGCAGGTCTTGAATCTTCTAATCTAATCCTTGGTATTGATTTCACCAAAAGCAATGAGTGGACAG GAGCCAAGTCCTTCAGTAAGAAAAGCTTGCATCATATCAGCAATACTCTCAATCCTTACGAGCAAGCTATCACTATCATTGGAAGGACCTTGGCCGCCTTTGACGAGGACAACTTGATTccttgttttggttttggtgacg CATCAACTCATGATCAAGACGTGTTTAGTTTCTATCCAGAGGGTAGATCCTGTAATGGATTTGAACAAGTTTTGGCTCGCTACAGAGATATTGTACCTCACCTTAAGCTCGcag gACCGACATCTTTTGCACCCATCATTGAAATGGCGATGACAGTGGTTGAGCAGAGTAGTGGCCAATATCATGTGTTAGTGATCATAGCCGATGGACAG GTAACAAGAAGTGTGGATACGGAACATGGACAGTTAAGTCCCCAAGAACAGAAGACTGTCGATGCAATTGTGAAAGCAAG TGCACTTCCTTTGTCAATAGTGTTAGTTGGGGTGGGGGATGGACCATGGGACATGATGCAGGAATTTGATGATAACATACCTTCCCGAGCTTTTGATAACTTCCAA TTTGTGAACTTCACGGAGATCATGTCGAAGAACAAAGAGCAGTCTCGGAAGGAGACAGAATTCGCACTCTCTGCTCTCATGGAGATTCCTCCCCAGTACAAAGCCACCATAGAGCTTGGCCTTTTAGG GCGAAGAAATGGGAATATCCCAGAGAGAATCCCACTTCCACCTCCGGTGCAGGGCGGATCAACATTCTTCAACCCATCAAAAGCTTCCCCAACACCTAGTTTTGAACCGAGTGTACCTACTTATCCGATGGAAGGCAAGGATGTGGACGATAATCAG CTATGCCCGATATGTCTGAGCAATCCCAAAAACATGGCGTTTGGTTGCGGCCATCAGACATGTTGTGAGTGCGGACCAGGCCTTACGGTGTGTCCTATTTGTCGTGCACCCATCCAGACAAGAATTAAGCTCTACTAA